Proteins from a genomic interval of Tepidisphaeraceae bacterium:
- a CDS encoding NifU family protein, with product MTEKVQEVINLIRPSVQADGGDIELVKVAEDGVVSIRFHGACHGCPSSTMTLQNGIERNLIERVPEVTKVIPVV from the coding sequence GTGACTGAGAAAGTTCAGGAGGTCATCAACCTCATCCGCCCCTCCGTGCAGGCGGACGGCGGCGATATCGAACTCGTGAAGGTCGCCGAGGATGGGGTCGTCTCGATCCGCTTCCACGGCGCCTGTCATGGGTGCCCCAGCAGCACGATGACGCTGCAGAACGGCATCGAGCGCAACCTGATCGAGCGCGTGCCGGAAGTGACGAAGGTGATCCCCGTCGTATAA
- a CDS encoding type II toxin-antitoxin system HicB family antitoxin produces MKQQYHTIIKPESNGGFVGWVEEVPGTISTGRSLDECRHKLKDSLTLMLETHRDEARMGLDPSCLLETIEIETPEDDMQYLMRVWA; encoded by the coding sequence ATGAAACAACAGTACCACACCATCATCAAGCCCGAGAGCAACGGCGGGTTCGTGGGCTGGGTCGAGGAAGTCCCCGGCACGATCTCCACCGGTCGTTCGCTGGACGAGTGCCGCCACAAGCTCAAGGACTCGCTGACGCTGATGCTCGAGACGCACCGCGACGAGGCCCGCATGGGGCTCGACCCCTCGTGCCTCCTCGAGACGATCGAGATCGAGACGCCCGAGGACGACATGCAATACCTGATGCGCGTGTGGGCGTAG
- a CDS encoding DUF1259 domain-containing protein, with protein sequence MKLTLFLATVLFAVPLFAADAPTTAPASPWPALSKMLGLTGTERESVYTVTVPRKDLLVSTPDAGDIPTAAGLESTFHFFMCPCGKTNVVGTFILAEYESNDVIDALRDAQIHVVSVAPALYNESPRLVAVRFQGEAQADVIANAIKAALERTGDARNPKITLP encoded by the coding sequence ATGAAACTCACCCTCTTCCTCGCCACGGTCCTGTTCGCTGTCCCGCTGTTCGCTGCCGATGCGCCGACGACGGCGCCCGCGTCGCCTTGGCCGGCGCTATCGAAGATGCTGGGGCTGACGGGGACCGAGCGGGAGTCGGTCTACACCGTCACCGTGCCGCGGAAGGACCTGCTGGTGTCGACGCCCGACGCCGGCGACATCCCGACGGCCGCGGGGCTCGAATCGACGTTTCACTTCTTCATGTGCCCGTGCGGCAAGACGAACGTCGTCGGCACGTTCATCCTGGCCGAGTACGAGTCGAACGACGTGATCGACGCGCTGCGCGACGCGCAGATCCACGTCGTGTCCGTCGCGCCGGCGCTGTACAACGAGTCGCCGAGGCTGGTTGCGGTGCGCTTCCAAGGGGAGGCGCAGGCCGACGTGATCGCTAACGCCATCAAGGCCGCGCTGGAACGTACGGGTGATGCGCGCAACCCGAAGATCACGTTGCCTTAA
- the tadA gene encoding tRNA adenosine(34) deaminase TadA has translation MTDDDAMQHALAEAAKAGTLGEVPIGCVIVHHPTGQIIGRGHNLRETHHDPTAHAEIIAMRQAGTALGHWRLIDCTLVVTLEPCPMCAGAIVNARLPRLVYGCDDPKAGAVRTLYRLCEDVRLNHRLEVIAGIRAEETGRLLRDFFRARRVKSPLTPEQ, from the coding sequence ATGACCGACGACGACGCTATGCAGCACGCGCTAGCCGAGGCCGCCAAGGCCGGCACGCTGGGTGAGGTGCCGATCGGGTGCGTGATCGTCCATCACCCCACCGGCCAGATCATCGGGCGCGGCCACAACCTGCGTGAAACCCACCACGACCCCACCGCCCATGCTGAGATTATCGCGATGCGCCAAGCGGGCACAGCCTTGGGCCACTGGCGGTTGATCGACTGCACGCTGGTGGTGACGCTCGAACCCTGCCCGATGTGCGCCGGGGCGATCGTGAACGCCCGCCTGCCGAGGCTGGTTTACGGCTGCGACGACCCCAAGGCCGGTGCCGTTCGCACGCTGTACCGGCTGTGCGAAGACGTTCGCCTGAACCATCGGCTGGAGGTGATCGCAGGCATTCGCGCGGAGGAAACCGGTCGGCTTTTACGCGACTTTTTCCGCGCCCGGCGCGTGAAGAGTCCGTTGACGCCGGAGCAGTAG